From Anopheles coluzzii chromosome 3, AcolN3, whole genome shotgun sequence, the proteins below share one genomic window:
- the LOC120955195 gene encoding WD repeat-containing protein 35 isoform X1, whose protein sequence is MFFYWPSALFYGLTGGSSFGSFPQIAIPNNTRLNCIAWNKDQGYVAVGGEDGLLKVLKLEQASSTAVSAQPGKALQASNLSMNQTLEGHKSAIQVVTWNESQQKLTSSDKDGVIMVWMLYKGSWYEEMTNDRKKSTVRGMAWTGDGQKICIVYEDGTVIVGSVDGNRIWGKELKSVSLTGVQWSPDGRLLLFSIKNGEVHLYDNQGIFVMKLHVQCVYLTPAKSVTVVGLCWFHRGTSPSRPVLAICYENGRMQLMRNENDDAPVVVDTGLQAISCMWNHDGTILAVCGMKTNLASDKDSSQVMFYTPYGVHIRTLKIPGKEITSLSWEGKSLRIALSVDSFIYFANIRPDYNWCYFNRTVCYQEAIAIGGGGGDEVDTVTFWDTNSNQCYAKQIDALMSMAASVDHCVLAVETRMTGKEFSIVAEGKGKELMYQLLVCNSISTTVDSKYIDIRPEFITMNSSHVIVASKDHFLLWHYHTPKGASTLHANLKLKRDRKYHIDDTPALEVLNDLDAKTANEIPPKLDPSQDPICCVACSENLLLVGRESGLIHEYTLPHLVLRNRHYLQARSYKLAINSNSTRAAMIDCNGVLTTLTLRDDTSESEPASSTAHIERKDVWAICWARDNPQLLAIMEKTRMYILRGADPEEPITCSGYICNFEELEITGVLLDDIVKGGATPNVKEHLLQLRVKSLRDTEDLLAHVGIAEAKQFIEDNAHPRLWRLLAEASLKKLDLETAEAAFVRCSNYPGLQLIKRLKTIQLEALQRAEIAAFFGEFDEAEKLYMDVDRRDCAIRLRQTLCDWFRTVQLYRLGPGISDQQMESAWCEIGHHYMSMRAWDSAKEYYERAHHTEGLMDALYALEQYDELVGCMHRLPEKSPQLAKLGQQLATVGMCEQSVAAYLKLGDVKSAVSTCIALRQWGLAVELAQKYRMPQINTLLSKHAAQLLQEGKLPEAIELQRKAGRYLDAARLLVKMAEAEADKRSDYVRIKQLYVLSGLLAEEHIEKQLAVQAAGSRAVVLAQLSPEDAVLIEQIWHQAEAYHYMLLAQRQLRSGLLHSAVVTALRLRDYEDVLEVEALYALLALASCADRSFGTCSKAFIKLESLETLSEARRQQYEELAIEIFSRYDPLDGKAKHISCFTCETPVADCSTLCPSCGSRFPPCVASGQPLTNPTGAWQCTGCYHLASPLEIGTRKTCPLCHRVIAPAKGAIEI, encoded by the exons atgtttttttattggccCTCTGCCCTCTTCTACGGATTAACCGGAGGTTCGtcgtttggttcgttcccgCAGATTGCAATCCCGAACAACACGCGGTTGAACTGTATCGCTTGGAACAAGGACCAGGGGTACGTGGCGGTCGGCGGCGAGGATGGGCTGCTGAAGGTGCTGAAGCTGGAGCAGGCCAGCAGTACGGCGGTGTCGGCCCAGCCGGGCAAAGCGCTGCAGGCGAGCAACCTGTCCATGAACCAAACGCTGGAGGGCCACAAATCGGCCATCCAGGTGGTAACGTGGAACGAGTCGCAGCAGAAGCTCACCTCCTCCGACAAGGATGGCGTCATCATGGTGTGGATGCTGTACAAG GGCTCCTGGTACGAGGAGATGACGAACGATCGGAAGAAGAGCACCGTCAGGGGGATGGCGTGGACGGGCGATGGGCAGAAGATCTGCATCGTGTACGAGGACGGCACGGTCATCGTTGGCTCGGTCGACGGCAACCGCATCTGGGGCAAGGAGCTGAAGAGCGTATCGCTGACCGGGGTGCAGTGGAGCCCGGAcgggcggctgctgctgttcagcATCAAGAACGGCGAGGTGCACCTGTACGACAACCAGGGCATCTTCGTGATGAAGCTGCACGTGCAGTGCGTGTATCTGACGCCGGCCAAAAGTGTGACGGTGGTGGGGCTGTGCTGGTTCCACCGGGGCACCTCGCCGAGCCGGCCTGTGCTGGCGATATGCTACGAGAACGGGCGCATGCAGCTGATGCGCAACGAGAACGACGATgcgccggtggtggtggacacGGGCCTGCAGGCGATCTCGTGCATGTGGAACCACGACGGTACGATACTGGCCGTGTGCGGCATGAAGACGAACCTGGCCAGCGATAAGGATAGCAGCCAGGTGATGTTCTACACGCCGTACGGTGTG CACATTCGGACGCTGAAAATTCCGGGCAAAGAAATCACCTCCCTCTCCTGGGAGGGCAAATCGCTGCGCATCGCGCTGTCGGTGGATTCGTTCATCTACTTCGCGAACATCCGGCCGGACTACAATTGGTGCTACTTCAACCGTACCGTTTGCTACCAGGAAGCGATAGCgatcggcggcggcggtggcgacgAGGTCGACACGGTTACCTTTTGGGACACCAACTCGAACCAGTGCTACGCGAAGCAGATCGATGCACTGATGTCGATGGCGGCGTCGGTGGACCACTGCGTGCTGGCGGTGGAAACGCGCATGACCGGGAAGGAGTTTAGCATTGTGGCTGAAGGCAAGGGCAAGGAGCTGATGTACCAGCTGCTGGTGTGCAACTCGATCAGCACGACGGTGGatt CGAAATATATCGACATACGGCCCGAATTTATAACGATGAACTCATCGCACGTGATTGTGGCCTCGAAGGATCATTTTCTGCTCTGGCATTATCATACACCAAAG GGTGCCTCAACGCTGCACGCTAACCTGAAGCTGAAGCGCGACCGAAAATACCACATCGACGATACGCCCGCCCTGGAGGTGCTGAACGATCTCGACGCCAAAACGGCGAACGAAATCCCGCCCAAGCTCGACCCGAGCCAGGATCCGATCTGTTGCGTCGCCTGCTCGGAGAATCTGCTGCTCGTTGGGCGCGAAAGTGGTCTTATCCACGAGTACACGCTGCCCCACCTCGTGCTGCGCAATCGGCACTACCTGCAGGCACGCAGCTACAAGCTGGCGATCAACAGCAACTCGACCCGTGCCGCAATGATCGATTGCAACGGCGTGCTCACGACGCTAACGCTGCGCGACGATACGAGCGAGTCGGAACCGGCCTCCTCGACCGCGCACATCGAGCGGAAGGACGTGTGGGCAATCTGCTGGGCCCGGGACAACCCGCAGCTGCTGGCGATCATGGAGAAGACGCGCATGTACATACTGCGCGGTGCCGACCCGGAGGAACCGATCACCTGCTCCGGCTACATCTGTAACTTCGAGGAGCTCGAGATAACGGGCGTCCTGCTGGACGACATTGTGAAGGGTGGCGCGACACCGAACGTGAAGGAGCatctgctgcagctgcgggtGAAGTCGCTCCGCGACACCGAGGACCTGCTGGCGCACGTCGGCATCGCCGAGGCGAAACAATTCATCGAGGACAATGCGCACCCGCGGCTgtggcggctgctggccgAAGCGTCGCTCAAAAAGCTCGATCTCGAGACGGCCGAGGCGGCGTTCGTCCGGTGCAGCAACTATCCCGGCCTGCAGCTGATCAAGCGgctgaaaacgatccagcTCGAGGCGCTGCAGCGGGCCGAGATAGCCGCTTTCTTCGGCGAGTTTGACGAGGCGGAAAAGCTGTACATGGACGTGGACCGGCGGGACTGCGCGATACGGCTGCGCCAGACGCTGTGCGATTGGTTTCGCACGGTGCAGCTGTACCGGCTCGGGCCCGGCATCTCGGACCAGCAGATGGAGAGCGCGTGGTGCGAGATCGGCCACCACTACATGAGCATGCGGGCGTGGGACAGCGCGAAGGAGTACTACGAGCGGGCGCACCACACGGAGGGCCTGATGGATGCGCTGTACGCGCTCGAGCAGTACGACGAGCTGGTCGGGTGCATGCACCGGCTGCCGGAGAAGAGCCCGCAGCTGGCGAAGCTCGGCCAGCAGCTCGCGACGGTCGGGATGTGCGAGCAGTCGGTGGCCGCCTACCTGAAGCTCGGCGATGTGAAGTCGGCCGTGTCGACGTGCATCGCCCTACGCCAGTGGGGTCTCGCGGTCGAGCTGGCCCAGAAGTACCGGATGCCGCAGATCAACACGCTGCTCAGCAAGCACGCGGCACAGCTGCTGCAGGAGGGCAAGCTGCCGGAAGCGATCGAGCTGCAGCGCAAGGCGGGCCGGTACCTGGACGCGGCCCGGCTGCTGGTGAAGATGGCCGAGGCAGAGGCGGACAAGCGTTCGGACTACGTGCGCATTAAGCAGCTGTACGTGCTGTCCGGGCTGCTGGCGGAGGAACACATCGAGAAGCAGCTGGCGGTGCAGGCGGCCGGCAGTAGAGCGGTCGTGCTCGCGCAGCTCAGCCCCGAAGATGCCGTGCTGATCGAGCAGATCTGGCACCAGGCGGAGGCGTACCACTACATGCTGCTGGCACAGCGCCAGCTAAGGTCGGGCCTGCTGCACAGTGCCGTGGTGACGGCGCTCCGGCTGCGCGACTACGAGGACGTGCTGGAGGTGGAGGCGCTGTACGCGCTGCTCGCCCTCGCCAGCTGTGCCGACCGGTCGTTCGGCACCTGCTCGAAAGCATTCATCAAGCTGGAATCGCTCGAAACGCTCTCGGAGGCACGCCGGCAGCAGTACGAGGAGCTGGCGATCGAAATCTTCTCCCGGTACGACCCGCTGGACGGGAAGGCGAAGCACATCAGCTGCTTCACCTGCGAGACACCGGTCGCCGACTGCAGCACGCTCTGCCCGAGCTGCGGCAGCCGGTTCCCGCCGTGCGTGGCGTCCGGCCAGCCACTGACCAATCCGACCGGGGCGTGGCAGTGCACCGGGTGCTACCATCTGGCCAGCCCGCTCGAGATCGGTACCCGCAAGACCTGCCCGCTCTGTCATCGTGTCATAGCACCGGCAAAGGGCGCTATCGAGATCTAA
- the LOC120955199 gene encoding protein yippee-like isoform X1: MRITFLFDLLFQQEQLGSWWLWSLWWWFWNSSKSLIGRSAPAIGGSVWCDWHRPLSVRPYRFSSAPVTRTVSGTLESNQENDPTQEAANGGHANGQSSSASSSSSGSGTMVKTFQAYLPPTNRTYSCVHCRAHLASHDELISKSFQGSQGRAYLFNSVVNVACGQAEERVLLTGLHAVADIYCECCRTPLGWKYEHAFESSQKYKEGKYIIELAHMIKENGWD; encoded by the exons ATGCGAATAACGTTCCTGTTCGATCTACTATTCCAG CAGGAGCAGCTTGGGAGTTGGTGGTTGTGGtcgttgtggtggtggttttggaaCTCGAGCAAAAGCCTGATCGGCCGCTCGGCACCGGCGATCGGCGGAAGCGTCTGGTGCGACTGGCACCGTCCCCTTTCAGTTCGCCCGTACCGTTTCTCGTCTGCACCAGTCACCCGTACCGTTTCCGGAACCCTGGAATCCAATCAAGAAAACGATCCTACCCAG GAGGCGGCCAACGGAGGGCACGCGAACGGGCAATCATCATCGGCGTCCTCTTCGTCGTCCGGTAGTGGCACAATGGTGAAAACGTTCCAGGCCTACCTACCGCCAACGAACCGAACGTACTCCTGCGTCCACTGCAGGGCACACCTAGCTAGTCACGATGAGCTTATATCGAAATCGTTCCAGGGCAGCCAGGGACGGGCGTATCTGTTCAACTCGGT GGTTAACGTAGCCTGTGGACAGGCCGAAGAGCGTGTGCTACTGACAGGCCTGCATGCCGTGGCCGACATTTACTGTGAATGCTGCCGAACGCCGCTCGGCTGGAAATAT GAACACGCGTTCGAGTCCAGCCAGAAGTATAAGGAGGGCAAGTACATCATCGAGCTGGCGCACATGATCAAGGAGAATGGTTGGGATTGA
- the LOC120955199 gene encoding protein yippee-like isoform X2 encodes MRITFLFDLLFQEQLGSWWLWSLWWWFWNSSKSLIGRSAPAIGGSVWCDWHRPLSVRPYRFSSAPVTRTVSGTLESNQENDPTQEAANGGHANGQSSSASSSSSGSGTMVKTFQAYLPPTNRTYSCVHCRAHLASHDELISKSFQGSQGRAYLFNSVVNVACGQAEERVLLTGLHAVADIYCECCRTPLGWKYEHAFESSQKYKEGKYIIELAHMIKENGWD; translated from the exons ATGCGAATAACGTTCCTGTTCGATCTACTATTCCAG GAGCAGCTTGGGAGTTGGTGGTTGTGGtcgttgtggtggtggttttggaaCTCGAGCAAAAGCCTGATCGGCCGCTCGGCACCGGCGATCGGCGGAAGCGTCTGGTGCGACTGGCACCGTCCCCTTTCAGTTCGCCCGTACCGTTTCTCGTCTGCACCAGTCACCCGTACCGTTTCCGGAACCCTGGAATCCAATCAAGAAAACGATCCTACCCAG GAGGCGGCCAACGGAGGGCACGCGAACGGGCAATCATCATCGGCGTCCTCTTCGTCGTCCGGTAGTGGCACAATGGTGAAAACGTTCCAGGCCTACCTACCGCCAACGAACCGAACGTACTCCTGCGTCCACTGCAGGGCACACCTAGCTAGTCACGATGAGCTTATATCGAAATCGTTCCAGGGCAGCCAGGGACGGGCGTATCTGTTCAACTCGGT GGTTAACGTAGCCTGTGGACAGGCCGAAGAGCGTGTGCTACTGACAGGCCTGCATGCCGTGGCCGACATTTACTGTGAATGCTGCCGAACGCCGCTCGGCTGGAAATAT GAACACGCGTTCGAGTCCAGCCAGAAGTATAAGGAGGGCAAGTACATCATCGAGCTGGCGCACATGATCAAGGAGAATGGTTGGGATTGA
- the LOC120955199 gene encoding protein yippee-like isoform X3 gives MRITFLFDLLFQEAANGGHANGQSSSASSSSSGSGTMVKTFQAYLPPTNRTYSCVHCRAHLASHDELISKSFQGSQGRAYLFNSVVNVACGQAEERVLLTGLHAVADIYCECCRTPLGWKYEHAFESSQKYKEGKYIIELAHMIKENGWD, from the exons ATGCGAATAACGTTCCTGTTCGATCTACTATTCCAG GAGGCGGCCAACGGAGGGCACGCGAACGGGCAATCATCATCGGCGTCCTCTTCGTCGTCCGGTAGTGGCACAATGGTGAAAACGTTCCAGGCCTACCTACCGCCAACGAACCGAACGTACTCCTGCGTCCACTGCAGGGCACACCTAGCTAGTCACGATGAGCTTATATCGAAATCGTTCCAGGGCAGCCAGGGACGGGCGTATCTGTTCAACTCGGT GGTTAACGTAGCCTGTGGACAGGCCGAAGAGCGTGTGCTACTGACAGGCCTGCATGCCGTGGCCGACATTTACTGTGAATGCTGCCGAACGCCGCTCGGCTGGAAATAT GAACACGCGTTCGAGTCCAGCCAGAAGTATAAGGAGGGCAAGTACATCATCGAGCTGGCGCACATGATCAAGGAGAATGGTTGGGATTGA
- the LOC120955195 gene encoding WD repeat-containing protein 35 isoform X2, which yields MFIYLSKKIAIPNNTRLNCIAWNKDQGYVAVGGEDGLLKVLKLEQASSTAVSAQPGKALQASNLSMNQTLEGHKSAIQVVTWNESQQKLTSSDKDGVIMVWMLYKGSWYEEMTNDRKKSTVRGMAWTGDGQKICIVYEDGTVIVGSVDGNRIWGKELKSVSLTGVQWSPDGRLLLFSIKNGEVHLYDNQGIFVMKLHVQCVYLTPAKSVTVVGLCWFHRGTSPSRPVLAICYENGRMQLMRNENDDAPVVVDTGLQAISCMWNHDGTILAVCGMKTNLASDKDSSQVMFYTPYGVHIRTLKIPGKEITSLSWEGKSLRIALSVDSFIYFANIRPDYNWCYFNRTVCYQEAIAIGGGGGDEVDTVTFWDTNSNQCYAKQIDALMSMAASVDHCVLAVETRMTGKEFSIVAEGKGKELMYQLLVCNSISTTVDSKYIDIRPEFITMNSSHVIVASKDHFLLWHYHTPKGASTLHANLKLKRDRKYHIDDTPALEVLNDLDAKTANEIPPKLDPSQDPICCVACSENLLLVGRESGLIHEYTLPHLVLRNRHYLQARSYKLAINSNSTRAAMIDCNGVLTTLTLRDDTSESEPASSTAHIERKDVWAICWARDNPQLLAIMEKTRMYILRGADPEEPITCSGYICNFEELEITGVLLDDIVKGGATPNVKEHLLQLRVKSLRDTEDLLAHVGIAEAKQFIEDNAHPRLWRLLAEASLKKLDLETAEAAFVRCSNYPGLQLIKRLKTIQLEALQRAEIAAFFGEFDEAEKLYMDVDRRDCAIRLRQTLCDWFRTVQLYRLGPGISDQQMESAWCEIGHHYMSMRAWDSAKEYYERAHHTEGLMDALYALEQYDELVGCMHRLPEKSPQLAKLGQQLATVGMCEQSVAAYLKLGDVKSAVSTCIALRQWGLAVELAQKYRMPQINTLLSKHAAQLLQEGKLPEAIELQRKAGRYLDAARLLVKMAEAEADKRSDYVRIKQLYVLSGLLAEEHIEKQLAVQAAGSRAVVLAQLSPEDAVLIEQIWHQAEAYHYMLLAQRQLRSGLLHSAVVTALRLRDYEDVLEVEALYALLALASCADRSFGTCSKAFIKLESLETLSEARRQQYEELAIEIFSRYDPLDGKAKHISCFTCETPVADCSTLCPSCGSRFPPCVASGQPLTNPTGAWQCTGCYHLASPLEIGTRKTCPLCHRVIAPAKGAIEI from the exons atgtttatttatctgAGCAAAAAG ATTGCAATCCCGAACAACACGCGGTTGAACTGTATCGCTTGGAACAAGGACCAGGGGTACGTGGCGGTCGGCGGCGAGGATGGGCTGCTGAAGGTGCTGAAGCTGGAGCAGGCCAGCAGTACGGCGGTGTCGGCCCAGCCGGGCAAAGCGCTGCAGGCGAGCAACCTGTCCATGAACCAAACGCTGGAGGGCCACAAATCGGCCATCCAGGTGGTAACGTGGAACGAGTCGCAGCAGAAGCTCACCTCCTCCGACAAGGATGGCGTCATCATGGTGTGGATGCTGTACAAG GGCTCCTGGTACGAGGAGATGACGAACGATCGGAAGAAGAGCACCGTCAGGGGGATGGCGTGGACGGGCGATGGGCAGAAGATCTGCATCGTGTACGAGGACGGCACGGTCATCGTTGGCTCGGTCGACGGCAACCGCATCTGGGGCAAGGAGCTGAAGAGCGTATCGCTGACCGGGGTGCAGTGGAGCCCGGAcgggcggctgctgctgttcagcATCAAGAACGGCGAGGTGCACCTGTACGACAACCAGGGCATCTTCGTGATGAAGCTGCACGTGCAGTGCGTGTATCTGACGCCGGCCAAAAGTGTGACGGTGGTGGGGCTGTGCTGGTTCCACCGGGGCACCTCGCCGAGCCGGCCTGTGCTGGCGATATGCTACGAGAACGGGCGCATGCAGCTGATGCGCAACGAGAACGACGATgcgccggtggtggtggacacGGGCCTGCAGGCGATCTCGTGCATGTGGAACCACGACGGTACGATACTGGCCGTGTGCGGCATGAAGACGAACCTGGCCAGCGATAAGGATAGCAGCCAGGTGATGTTCTACACGCCGTACGGTGTG CACATTCGGACGCTGAAAATTCCGGGCAAAGAAATCACCTCCCTCTCCTGGGAGGGCAAATCGCTGCGCATCGCGCTGTCGGTGGATTCGTTCATCTACTTCGCGAACATCCGGCCGGACTACAATTGGTGCTACTTCAACCGTACCGTTTGCTACCAGGAAGCGATAGCgatcggcggcggcggtggcgacgAGGTCGACACGGTTACCTTTTGGGACACCAACTCGAACCAGTGCTACGCGAAGCAGATCGATGCACTGATGTCGATGGCGGCGTCGGTGGACCACTGCGTGCTGGCGGTGGAAACGCGCATGACCGGGAAGGAGTTTAGCATTGTGGCTGAAGGCAAGGGCAAGGAGCTGATGTACCAGCTGCTGGTGTGCAACTCGATCAGCACGACGGTGGatt CGAAATATATCGACATACGGCCCGAATTTATAACGATGAACTCATCGCACGTGATTGTGGCCTCGAAGGATCATTTTCTGCTCTGGCATTATCATACACCAAAG GGTGCCTCAACGCTGCACGCTAACCTGAAGCTGAAGCGCGACCGAAAATACCACATCGACGATACGCCCGCCCTGGAGGTGCTGAACGATCTCGACGCCAAAACGGCGAACGAAATCCCGCCCAAGCTCGACCCGAGCCAGGATCCGATCTGTTGCGTCGCCTGCTCGGAGAATCTGCTGCTCGTTGGGCGCGAAAGTGGTCTTATCCACGAGTACACGCTGCCCCACCTCGTGCTGCGCAATCGGCACTACCTGCAGGCACGCAGCTACAAGCTGGCGATCAACAGCAACTCGACCCGTGCCGCAATGATCGATTGCAACGGCGTGCTCACGACGCTAACGCTGCGCGACGATACGAGCGAGTCGGAACCGGCCTCCTCGACCGCGCACATCGAGCGGAAGGACGTGTGGGCAATCTGCTGGGCCCGGGACAACCCGCAGCTGCTGGCGATCATGGAGAAGACGCGCATGTACATACTGCGCGGTGCCGACCCGGAGGAACCGATCACCTGCTCCGGCTACATCTGTAACTTCGAGGAGCTCGAGATAACGGGCGTCCTGCTGGACGACATTGTGAAGGGTGGCGCGACACCGAACGTGAAGGAGCatctgctgcagctgcgggtGAAGTCGCTCCGCGACACCGAGGACCTGCTGGCGCACGTCGGCATCGCCGAGGCGAAACAATTCATCGAGGACAATGCGCACCCGCGGCTgtggcggctgctggccgAAGCGTCGCTCAAAAAGCTCGATCTCGAGACGGCCGAGGCGGCGTTCGTCCGGTGCAGCAACTATCCCGGCCTGCAGCTGATCAAGCGgctgaaaacgatccagcTCGAGGCGCTGCAGCGGGCCGAGATAGCCGCTTTCTTCGGCGAGTTTGACGAGGCGGAAAAGCTGTACATGGACGTGGACCGGCGGGACTGCGCGATACGGCTGCGCCAGACGCTGTGCGATTGGTTTCGCACGGTGCAGCTGTACCGGCTCGGGCCCGGCATCTCGGACCAGCAGATGGAGAGCGCGTGGTGCGAGATCGGCCACCACTACATGAGCATGCGGGCGTGGGACAGCGCGAAGGAGTACTACGAGCGGGCGCACCACACGGAGGGCCTGATGGATGCGCTGTACGCGCTCGAGCAGTACGACGAGCTGGTCGGGTGCATGCACCGGCTGCCGGAGAAGAGCCCGCAGCTGGCGAAGCTCGGCCAGCAGCTCGCGACGGTCGGGATGTGCGAGCAGTCGGTGGCCGCCTACCTGAAGCTCGGCGATGTGAAGTCGGCCGTGTCGACGTGCATCGCCCTACGCCAGTGGGGTCTCGCGGTCGAGCTGGCCCAGAAGTACCGGATGCCGCAGATCAACACGCTGCTCAGCAAGCACGCGGCACAGCTGCTGCAGGAGGGCAAGCTGCCGGAAGCGATCGAGCTGCAGCGCAAGGCGGGCCGGTACCTGGACGCGGCCCGGCTGCTGGTGAAGATGGCCGAGGCAGAGGCGGACAAGCGTTCGGACTACGTGCGCATTAAGCAGCTGTACGTGCTGTCCGGGCTGCTGGCGGAGGAACACATCGAGAAGCAGCTGGCGGTGCAGGCGGCCGGCAGTAGAGCGGTCGTGCTCGCGCAGCTCAGCCCCGAAGATGCCGTGCTGATCGAGCAGATCTGGCACCAGGCGGAGGCGTACCACTACATGCTGCTGGCACAGCGCCAGCTAAGGTCGGGCCTGCTGCACAGTGCCGTGGTGACGGCGCTCCGGCTGCGCGACTACGAGGACGTGCTGGAGGTGGAGGCGCTGTACGCGCTGCTCGCCCTCGCCAGCTGTGCCGACCGGTCGTTCGGCACCTGCTCGAAAGCATTCATCAAGCTGGAATCGCTCGAAACGCTCTCGGAGGCACGCCGGCAGCAGTACGAGGAGCTGGCGATCGAAATCTTCTCCCGGTACGACCCGCTGGACGGGAAGGCGAAGCACATCAGCTGCTTCACCTGCGAGACACCGGTCGCCGACTGCAGCACGCTCTGCCCGAGCTGCGGCAGCCGGTTCCCGCCGTGCGTGGCGTCCGGCCAGCCACTGACCAATCCGACCGGGGCGTGGCAGTGCACCGGGTGCTACCATCTGGCCAGCCCGCTCGAGATCGGTACCCGCAAGACCTGCCCGCTCTGTCATCGTGTCATAGCACCGGCAAAGGGCGCTATCGAGATCTAA
- the LOC120955199 gene encoding protein yippee-like isoform X4, protein MAPEAANGGHANGQSSSASSSSSGSGTMVKTFQAYLPPTNRTYSCVHCRAHLASHDELISKSFQGSQGRAYLFNSVVNVACGQAEERVLLTGLHAVADIYCECCRTPLGWKYEHAFESSQKYKEGKYIIELAHMIKENGWD, encoded by the exons ATGGCTCCT GAGGCGGCCAACGGAGGGCACGCGAACGGGCAATCATCATCGGCGTCCTCTTCGTCGTCCGGTAGTGGCACAATGGTGAAAACGTTCCAGGCCTACCTACCGCCAACGAACCGAACGTACTCCTGCGTCCACTGCAGGGCACACCTAGCTAGTCACGATGAGCTTATATCGAAATCGTTCCAGGGCAGCCAGGGACGGGCGTATCTGTTCAACTCGGT GGTTAACGTAGCCTGTGGACAGGCCGAAGAGCGTGTGCTACTGACAGGCCTGCATGCCGTGGCCGACATTTACTGTGAATGCTGCCGAACGCCGCTCGGCTGGAAATAT GAACACGCGTTCGAGTCCAGCCAGAAGTATAAGGAGGGCAAGTACATCATCGAGCTGGCGCACATGATCAAGGAGAATGGTTGGGATTGA